In Mycteria americana isolate JAX WOST 10 ecotype Jacksonville Zoo and Gardens chromosome 3, USCA_MyAme_1.0, whole genome shotgun sequence, a single genomic region encodes these proteins:
- the DNAAF10 gene encoding dynein axonemal assembly factor 10: MSSGGPERPQLVAHVQQALSYTLFDCKWVPRSARLLCLGSAARGTGLLQLYELQGGRLALLREIEKAKPIKCGTFGATSLQQRYLATGDFGGNLNIWNLEAPEIPVYSVKGHKEIINSIDGVGGLGIGEGAPEIVTGSRDGTVKVWDPRQKDTPVANMEPVQGESKRDCWTVAFGNAYNQEERVVCAGYDNGDIKLFDLKTMSLRWETNIKNGVCSVEFDRKDVNMNKLVATSLEGKFHVFDMRTQHPTKGFASVSEKAQKSTIWQVRHLPQNRDIFMTSGGAGSLHLWKYEYPAQRSKKDSEGAEMGVAGSVSLLQNVTLSTQPISSLDWSPDKKGLCVCGAFDQTVRVLIVTKLNKV; this comes from the exons ATGTCGTCGGGGGGGCCGGAGCGGCCGCAGCTGGTGGCGCACGTGCAGCAGGCGCTGAGCTACACCCTCTTCGACTGCAAGTGGGTGCCCCGCAGCGCGCGCCTCCTCTGCCTGGGCAGCGCCGCGCGCGGCACCGGCCTCCTCCAGCTCTACGAGCTGCAGGGCGGCCGCCTGGCGCTGCTGCGGGAG attgaaaAGGCTAAACCTATAAAATGTGGAACTTTTGGTGCTACATCTCTGCAGCAAAGATACTTGGCTACAGGAGATTTTGGTGGAAACCTTAACATATG GAATTTAGAAGCTCCCGAAATACCAGTGTATTCTGTGAAAGGTCATAAGGAAATCATAAACAGTATAGATGGTGTAGGTGGCTTAGGAATTGGGGAAGGTGCACCAGAAATTGTGACTGGCAGTCGAGATG GAACTGTGAAGGTATGGGACCCGAGACAGAAGGATACTCCTGTCGCTAATATGGAACCTGTACAGGGGGAGAGCAAAAGAGACTGTTGGACAGTAGCATTTG GCAATGCTTACAATCAAGAGGAACGTGTTGTATGTGCTGGATACGACAATGGGGACATTAAATTGTTTGACTTAAAAACCATGTCACTACGATGGGAGACCAACATTAAGAATGGG gttTGCAGTGTGGAGTTTGACAGAAAAGATGTCAATATGAACAAGCTAGTGGCCACATCGCTTGAGGGAAAATTTCATGTTTTTGATATGAGAACTCAGCatccaaccaaaggttttgcttCCGTTTCAGAGAAG gcaCAAAAATCTACCATATGGCAGGTTCGGCACCTACCACAGAACAGAGATATATTTATGACGAGTGGAGGAGCTGGCAGCCTTCATCTCTGGAAATA CGAGTACCCAGCTCAGCGCTCGAAGAAGGATTCTGAAGGAGCTGAGATGGGGGTGGCAGGTTCAGTCAGCCTCTTGCAGAATGTGACTCTGTCAACACAGCCTATTTCTAGCCTAGACTGGAGTCCTGACAAAAAGGGACTGTGTGTTTGTGGTGCCTTTGACCAAACTGTGAGAGTGCTGATAGTTACAAAGCTTAACAAAGTTTGA